The region CCGCCGCGGGGCAGCGCTACGCTCACGAGCAGCACGACGGGCGGGGGTCCGCCGCCGTGCTGTCCGGGTTCCTCGGCCGTCCGCTGGTGGGCTAGCACTGGTGGGCTAAGTCACGAACCGGCCGTCCCGGGGCGAGCGGCCGCGACGGCTACCCTTTAACCGCCCCAGCCAGACCCCGGAGGAACTCGCATGACCGTGCACGTCCAGCCGTCGGCCGACGTCGACGACCGCGCGCAGATCGGGGACGGCTCCTCGGTGTGGCACCTGGCCCAGGTCCGCGAGGGCGCCGTCCTCGGCAGCCACTGCATCGTCGGCCGCGGCGCGTACGTCGGGCCCGGCGTGCGGATGGGCGACAACTGCAAGCTGCAGAACTACGCCCTCGTCTACGAGCCGGCGGTGCTGGAGGACGGCGTCTTCGTCGGGCCGGCCGCCGTGTTCACCAACGACCACTACCCGCGTGCGGTGGCTCCGGACGGCACGCTGAAGTCCGCCGCCGACTGGGAGCCGGTCGGCGTCACGGTGCGCCAAGGCGCCTCGATCGGCGCCCGCTCGGTCTGCGTCGCACCGGTCACCGTCGGCCGCTGGGCGCTGGTCGCAGCGGGGAGCGTGGTTCTCAAGGACGTCCCCGACTTCGCCCTCGTCGCCGGCGTCCCGGCACGCTTCGTCCGCTGGGTCGGCAAGGCCGGCGTGCCGCTCGAGGCACTCGGCGACGGGCGCTTCCAGTGCCCGCAGACCGGCGCCATGTACACCGAAACCGATGGAACCCTCACGGAGGTCAGCGCATGATTCCCGCCGCCAAGCCCCTCATCGGAGACGAGGAGCGCGCCGCCGTCGACCGGGTGCTCGCCAGTGGCATGGTCGCCCAGGGCCCGGAGGTGGCCGCCTTCGAGCAGGAGTTCGCCGCTTTGGTGGACGGCCGCACCTGCGTCGCGGTCAACTCCGGCACGTCCGGCCAGCACCTCGGCCTGCTCGCCCGCGGCGTCGGCGCCGGGGACGAGGTCATCGTGCCGTCGTTCACCTTCGCGGCGACCGCGAACTCGGTGGCGCTGACCGGCGCCTCCCCGGTGTTCGTCGACATCGAGCCGAACTACTTCTGCCTCGACCCGCGGGCCGTCGAGGCCGCGATCACCGAGCGGACCAAGGGCATCATGCCGGTGCACCTGTACGGGCACCCGGCCGACATGACCGCCCTGCTGGACGTCGCCGAGCGGCACGGCCTGGAGATCTACGAGGACGCCGCTCAGGCCCACTCCGCGAGCTGGCAGGGCCGCCCGGTCGGCACCTTCGGCGCGTTCGCCATGTTCAGCCTCTACCCGACGAAGAACATGACGTCCATCGAGGGCGGCATGGTGTCCTGCGCCGACGACGAGACCGCGCGGATGGTGCGGCTGCTGCGCAACCAGGGCATGGAGCGGCAGTACGAAAACGAGGTCGTCGGGCTGAACAACCGGATGACCGACGTGCACGCCGCGGTGGGCCGGGTGCAGCTGCGCAAGCTGGCCGGCTGGACCAAGACCCGCCAGCGCAACGCCGCGTTCCTCAGCGCGAACCTCGAGGGCGTCGTGGTGCCCCCGACCGCCCCGGGCGCGGCGCACGTCTACCACCAGTACACGATCCGGGTCACCGAGGACCGGGACCGCTTCCGGACGGCGCTGGCCGAGGAGCACGGAGTCGGCTCCGGGGTGTACTACCCGATCCCCAACCACCGGCTGCCGTCGTTCCGCCGCGAGCTGGACCTGCCCGAGACCGAGCGGGCCGCCAGCGAGGTGATCTCGCTGCCGGTGCATCCGTCGCTGTCCCAGGGCGACCTCGAGCAGATCGTGCACGCGGTGAACACCGTGGCCAAGGCCGGCGCCTGATGGCCAACCTTCGGGCCGGGCTGATCGGCCTGGGCATGATGGGCCGCAACCACGCCCGGGTGCTGTCCTCCATGGACGGCGTCGACCTGGTCGCCGTCGCGGACCCGGCCGGGGACAAGCACGGCGTCGCCGGCGGCCTCGCGGTGCTGGGCAGCATCGACGAGCTCGTTGCGGCCGGACTCGACTACTGCATGGTCGCGGTGCCGACGGCGTTCCACACCGACGTCGCGCTGGCCCTGGCCGACGCTGGGGTGCACGCTCTCATCGAGAAGCCCCTGGCGTTCGACGTCGCCTCCTCGCAGCAGATCGCGGACGCCTTCGAGTCGCGCGGCCTGGTCGGCGCGGTGGGTCACATCGAGCGGTACAACCCGTCGCTGCAGCAGATGCGGGCCCGGCTGGAGGCTGGCGAGCTGGGCGCGGTCTACCAGGTCGCGACCCGCCGCCAAGGCCCGTTCCCGTCCCGGATCGCCGACGTCGGCGTGGTGAAGGACCTGGCCACCCACGACATCGACCTGACCGCCTGGGTGGTCCAGCAGCCCTACCGCTCCGTGTCGGCGCGGGTCGCGCACAAGAGCGGGCGCCAGTACGAGGACCT is a window of Actinomycetes bacterium DNA encoding:
- a CDS encoding acyltransferase — protein: MTVHVQPSADVDDRAQIGDGSSVWHLAQVREGAVLGSHCIVGRGAYVGPGVRMGDNCKLQNYALVYEPAVLEDGVFVGPAAVFTNDHYPRAVAPDGTLKSAADWEPVGVTVRQGASIGARSVCVAPVTVGRWALVAAGSVVLKDVPDFALVAGVPARFVRWVGKAGVPLEALGDGRFQCPQTGAMYTETDGTLTEVSA
- a CDS encoding DegT/DnrJ/EryC1/StrS family aminotransferase; this translates as MIPAAKPLIGDEERAAVDRVLASGMVAQGPEVAAFEQEFAALVDGRTCVAVNSGTSGQHLGLLARGVGAGDEVIVPSFTFAATANSVALTGASPVFVDIEPNYFCLDPRAVEAAITERTKGIMPVHLYGHPADMTALLDVAERHGLEIYEDAAQAHSASWQGRPVGTFGAFAMFSLYPTKNMTSIEGGMVSCADDETARMVRLLRNQGMERQYENEVVGLNNRMTDVHAAVGRVQLRKLAGWTKTRQRNAAFLSANLEGVVVPPTAPGAAHVYHQYTIRVTEDRDRFRTALAEEHGVGSGVYYPIPNHRLPSFRRELDLPETERAASEVISLPVHPSLSQGDLEQIVHAVNTVAKAGA
- a CDS encoding Gfo/Idh/MocA family oxidoreductase, yielding MANLRAGLIGLGMMGRNHARVLSSMDGVDLVAVADPAGDKHGVAGGLAVLGSIDELVAAGLDYCMVAVPTAFHTDVALALADAGVHALIEKPLAFDVASSQQIADAFESRGLVGAVGHIERYNPSLQQMRARLEAGELGAVYQVATRRQGPFPSRIADVGVVKDLATHDIDLTAWVVQQPYRSVSARVAHKSGRQYEDLVAVVGQLSDGTITNHLVNWLSPMKERVTVVTGERGTFVADTISADLTFFTNASVPTVWEENAKFRGVLEGDVIRYAFPKPEPLRTEHETFRDAVLGKDVDIVTLRQGMATVAVAEAAIRSAAEGRTVEISAG